The Agrobacterium larrymoorei genome includes the window GATCACCAATATTCGCGGCTGACAGATTTGCGCCCTTAGCGGATGCGTCAGCGCCGCATAAATCGTCAACAACGTCAGGCACAGAAAAATAAGCTGGTTCAGCAGGTTGGAACCACCCGTCGCGTCCGAACCGCTCGCCTCCACCTTCACCAGATCGACATAAGGATTGGTGGTAATCCAGAAGAACAGGAACAACCCCATGAAGATCAGCACCCTGATCTTGCCATGGTGGCCATTATCCTCTTCTCTCGATAACCGCTCCGTCTGCATCAGATGATCCGTTCGAAACGCCAGTTGTTTGCGCGAAGCACGATGATGATGCGGGTCGCGATCACCATGACGATGCCCAGAAGAAGCCCGCCGATCACCCCGCCGATTGCCAGCATGGCAGTGGAAGGCGGCCAGCTGCGCTTTTCCGGCGGCACCGGCTCCGTCACGATCCTGAGGTTAGAAACGCTGATCTGCTGCTGCTCGGTCGTTTCACCCACGCGCTTGAGGAAGGTGTCGTAAAGCGCGGCCTTCGCCTCGCTGTTGCGCTGAAGTTCCTGCAATTGCACCTGCGCGGCATCGTCGGTGGAAACACGTCCACGCGCTGCCTCCAGCTGCTGGCGAACCGAATCCATCGTAGCCTGCGCCTGATCCATCTCGATCTTCACCGCTGCCAGAGATCGCTCCGTTTCCCGAGCAAGTGCCGTGCGCAGTGTGGCAAGCTGTGCCTGAGCGCTCATCAGCTTCGGGTAGCGCGATCCATAGGTCAGCGCCAGATCGTCATATTGCTGTTTCGTCTGGATATATTGCGACCTGAGCGCCGCCAGCATCGGGGAATCGAGCGTGTCGGAAGGCGCCATCACCGTATCGGATGCGGGCTGGCTCAGCCTGTTGTAGCGCGCTTTCGCCTCCGCCAGCTTGGTGGAAGCTTCATTCATCAGCGTGTTAAGTTGCGAAAGGCTCTGGACATTGACGGAGCCGGAGCCACCAAGATCGAGAAGATTATTCCTTTGCCGGAACTGCAGAACGGCATTCGCCGCTTCCGTCGCCTGAAGTCGTAATTCCTCCAGCCGCCCGGCCAGTGCCTGGCTGGCATTGCGGGCAAGGTCGGTCTGCGTTGCCTCAAGCTCTTCGCGGAAAGCCCGTGCAAGCGTGGAAACCACGCTTACGGATTTCTGCGGGTCGCGGGTCCAGAGGCTGATATTGACGAGATAGGTGCCGCCTTCGCGGGCAACGGTAATGCGCTGCGCAAGCGTCCGCATCGCGTTCACGGTGCCATCATCCTCTGCCGGTCGCGGCGTCGTGGGCTTCAGCCAGCTTAGCAGGCCGCCCTCCTCGCTCTCCACGGCAGCGTTGAATTCCGGAAGTTGCTGCAAATTCTCCCGCTCCACCGTGCGCCGCAACACGTTGCCGGATTTGATCAGGAGCAGCTTGCTGGAAATATCCAGAATCTGTGCGTCGCTCTGAATATTCGGCGTCGTCAACTCGTTCGGCACCACCTGTCCCGTGGGCGGCGGCAGCAGCACGTCGAGGGTCGAGGTGTAACGCGGCTTCACCGCAACGCCGAAGGCCACACCCAAAGCACCACCAAGAAGTGCAAATAAAACAACGAACGGAATGCCACGGCGCAGCCAGATCACCAGTTTTTCAGGCGTAATGATCGCGCTTGAAGGCGTCGAAACCTCTGGATCAACTGCGGCGCGTGGCGCGGAACGCTCAAATCTCCGCTCCATCCGCTTCTCAGTTGGGTACTCGTACATAAGCGACGGACCTCTATGTCAATCAAAACGAAACATTTTCACTATATACGATTTTACTAAATCACATAGACCGCTGAGAAATGGTTTACAGCAACGATCTTTTTGCGGCATGGAGATGAATTATATGACGAAGGACGCAAAAAAGAACAAGTCAGGGTTGCTCGGCATGCTGCTGTCCTACAGCGCGTCCTCGGCCAGCCTGTTGATTGCCAATGCGGCACAGCTCATAACCTTTGCCATATTGGCCCGTTCCTTCGGCGCAGAAGAATTTGGCCGCTATGTTTCCTTCATCGCCATCACCAGCATTGCCGTCCACCTTTGCGGGCTTGGCGCATCGGAATGCCTTGTGCGCCGCGTGCCGCAGGATCCGGCCTGCTTCCCTCGCATCTTCGGCCATAACCTCATTCTCACCTTTGTCAGTGGCGCGGTTCTGGTGACACTGGGAACCGTGGTCCTGCCGGAATTCATCAGCTTCGGTGAGGCGACAGGCCAGAGTGTCTGGGTTACATTCCAGCTGCTCTTGACCAATGTCGTCCTCGTTCGCCTGATCATGCTGAGCGAAAGCATTTTCCTCGCCCATTCCAGATATGGCGCGGCCAATGCTTCGGTCGTCGGCTTCGCCTTCATCCGCACCATCGCGGCGGCGCTCGCCTGTTTCGTATTCCATGTCGGCACCGTGGAGGCCTGGGCCACATGGCAGCTTGCCGCGCATCTCCTCATCCTCGTGCTTTATGCCGTCTTCGCCTTTCGCATCGGCCGCCCGAAATATGCGGTGGATAGAGATGAGATCCGGCTCGGGCTGCTCTTCGCCACGCCCTTCATTTTCCGCGCAGTGCGCCAGAATGTGGACCTTCTGGTGCTGGGTTTCGTGGCAGGTGCGGAAGTGGTCGGCAGTTATGGCGTTGCCCGGCGGATCACGGATAGCAGCTATATGGCAATCGATGCGCTGAACCGCCTCGTCTATCCGCGTCTCGCGGTCGCCAGCATGCAGGGCATCCACCACGCCTTCCGCCTGACGATCCGTATTCTTGGCGTAGCACTTGCGCTTGGCCTCGTGGCGGCAATCGTCATTTTCGCTTCCGCCTCCTTCATGCCGTTGATCTTCGGGCCGGAATATGTGTCGCTGCCGCATTTCCTCAAGATCATGGCTTGGCTGATCGTTCTCATCGCCGTCTGGTCCATCGCGGTCGATCTGCTTGGCGCCGCTGGCCGCCATTCTTCGCGCGCCTGGGTTCTCAACCTGTCCAACGGCATCGGCGCGCTGTTGATCGGCGTGGCCGCATGGGCGTGGCCGCCCTACGGCATCTTCATCGCAGCCTACATCATAGAATTCAGCATCGTTGTGGCGGCGTGGCTCGTCGTTCGTACCCATGTCACCCGTTCTTTGAGGAAAAGCCTGGAGGTTCAACAATGACGGCAGAGCAGACGAAACTGAGGCCAGCGGCCCCATCGGATATTCCGCAGATCCGCGAAATGTTCATCTCCGTTTTCCGGCCTCACTCCAGCCCGGATAAGGACGATCTGGACGCCAGCCTGTCTCAGATGCTGTTCAGCCATCCCAACTATACCGGCGAAAATGGCAGCATGGTTTCAGCGGATGACAATGGCACCGTCAAAAGCGCCATGACCATCGTTCCCCTCAGCTATCGTGTGGGTGAAGATATGGTCACGGGGCGAATGGCCT containing:
- a CDS encoding lipopolysaccharide biosynthesis protein — encoded protein: MTKDAKKNKSGLLGMLLSYSASSASLLIANAAQLITFAILARSFGAEEFGRYVSFIAITSIAVHLCGLGASECLVRRVPQDPACFPRIFGHNLILTFVSGAVLVTLGTVVLPEFISFGEATGQSVWVTFQLLLTNVVLVRLIMLSESIFLAHSRYGAANASVVGFAFIRTIAAALACFVFHVGTVEAWATWQLAAHLLILVLYAVFAFRIGRPKYAVDRDEIRLGLLFATPFIFRAVRQNVDLLVLGFVAGAEVVGSYGVARRITDSSYMAIDALNRLVYPRLAVASMQGIHHAFRLTIRILGVALALGLVAAIVIFASASFMPLIFGPEYVSLPHFLKIMAWLIVLIAVWSIAVDLLGAAGRHSSRAWVLNLSNGIGALLIGVAAWAWPPYGIFIAAYIIEFSIVVAAWLVVRTHVTRSLRKSLEVQQ
- a CDS encoding GumC family protein is translated as MERRFERSAPRAAVDPEVSTPSSAIITPEKLVIWLRRGIPFVVLFALLGGALGVAFGVAVKPRYTSTLDVLLPPPTGQVVPNELTTPNIQSDAQILDISSKLLLIKSGNVLRRTVERENLQQLPEFNAAVESEEGGLLSWLKPTTPRPAEDDGTVNAMRTLAQRITVAREGGTYLVNISLWTRDPQKSVSVVSTLARAFREELEATQTDLARNASQALAGRLEELRLQATEAANAVLQFRQRNNLLDLGGSGSVNVQSLSQLNTLMNEASTKLAEAKARYNRLSQPASDTVMAPSDTLDSPMLAALRSQYIQTKQQYDDLALTYGSRYPKLMSAQAQLATLRTALARETERSLAAVKIEMDQAQATMDSVRQQLEAARGRVSTDDAAQVQLQELQRNSEAKAALYDTFLKRVGETTEQQQISVSNLRIVTEPVPPEKRSWPPSTAMLAIGGVIGGLLLGIVMVIATRIIIVLRANNWRFERII